GATACTGTAAAGCCTAAAATTAAAGCATTTATGGAGCAGACTAAAGCTGACGAGCTTATTGCTGTTACTAATATTTATGATATTAACGACCGTATTAAATCGTATCAATTATTTGCAGAAATTATGGATGAGCTAAATACTGATTAGCACTAATTTATGTACATTTATTGATGAAGCTTTTCTAATTAATCATTTAGTTTTAATGAAAATATACGAAACACTTGTTATTGGTGGTGGTCAGGCAGGTTTGTCTGTCGCCTATTTTTTAAGACGTTATAAAATTGAATATTTAATTTTGGACGATCAAGATCAAGCAGGTGGATCATGGACAAATACTTGGGACAGTTTAAAGTTGTTTTCTCCAACACAATTCAGCTCATTATCTGGTTGGGGAATGCCTGAAGGCGAATCCGAATATCCTAGTAAAACGAGTTTTATTGAGTATTTAAAGCAATATGAAATACGTTATAATTTAAATATTAAAAGAAGTACTAAAGTAACCGCTGTACATAAAACAGCGTTTGGCTATAAACTTGAAACAAATACGGGAACGTATTACTGTAAAACCTTAGTTAGTGCTACAGGAACTGCGCAAAACCCTTATATACCAACATATCCTAAGCAAGAGATGTTTTTAGGAACCATGATACATTCTTCAGAATATAAAAATGCAGATTCCTATACTAACAAAAGTGTATTAATAGTAGGAGGCGGAAACTCGGGAGCACAAGTTTTAGCAGAAGTTTCTAAAGTTGCAAAAACCCAATGGGTTACTATAAATGAGCCTAATTTTTTACCTGATGATATTGACGGTCGCTATTTATTTAATGATGCTACAGATAAGTTTTATGGAAAAACAGGTAATACTAATGCGGGTTTAAAAACATCGTTAAGCGATATTGTCATGGTACAAAGCGTAAAAGAGGCTAGAGGTAGAGGTGCACTAACGTCTAAACGTCCTTTTTCTTCTTTTTATGATAATGGAGTTGTTTGGGACAATGAAGATAAAACTGCAGTTGACGCAGTGATTTGGTGCACTGGTTTTAAGGCTAACTTAAAACATTTAGAGTCCTTGGATATTATTGAAAATAATAAAATAGAGACCAGTTATACTAAGTGTAAAAAATTACCAAATTTATGGTTAGTTGGTTATGGTAGTTGGACTGGATTTGCATCTGCGACTATTTACGGTGTCGGCAAAACAGCAAGACATACTGTTAATAATATAGTTTCGATTTTAAGATCTTAACATTTTAATTATTAATCAAGTAATTTTGTGTTTCAAATTAAAAACCTTTAAATTTTCAGCACAAAAAAAACCTATTAAAATCACGTTTTAATAGGCTTTATTTTTTTTATATGTACTATTTAAAAGACTTATTGTTTTTTAGAACTACTTTTAAATTTATAGGTAATTCCAAAGTTAATTCCGAATGACGAATATGGTACTTTTTGAGATAATTTTCTAGATGAATCCGTATTTGAATTAGATAAATTATCTACATACGTTGTTTCTTTATTATAATCGTTTGGTAAATTATCAATATTATAAAAACCAGCAAATGCAACAGTACCATCAGGTAAAACTACATCTGTATTAAATTCTGTAATTTCAGAGTCTTAACGCTTTAAGCTAATTCCGTAATACTCAGCTTCAACAAATAAATTTAAGTTATCATTTAGGTTAAATTTATAACCTAAAGCACCTACAAATCCTAATGGAAAATGTCCATGAAAATCTTCTTTATAATTCGTTTCAGAGTAAGACCCTAAAGGGATTCCAAAAGCATCAGCTTCTGCCTGAGAAAGTACTGATTTATCATATACTACAGCTTCAGTTTTTCCTCCTAATTTTAATAAAGCACCAAAACGACCATAAATATTGTTTGTAAATTTATATACTATAGATGTTGATGCTCCAAAAGCACGTGCTCTAGCAACAGCATCTACTTCACGATTTGGAACATTAACTTCGGATACCGTTTGGTCAGTACCATGTAAATATCCTAAACCTAAATCTACACCAAAAGACTCATTAAAATAATAAGTCCCTCTTAGTTGTACATTTGCACCTTCTCCATAACTACCATAAGCGTTTTCAGTTTCTGATAAGTTAACTGTTTCTCCTAATTTCATTCCAGCACTTCCAACAGCATAACCTGTACTTAAAGAGACTTCTAATTGAGCAAATGATAGACCACTAATTAATAGTGCTGTTAACACTATTCCAAATTGTTTCATAATTGTTTGATTTGAAAATTATTTTATGTAAAAAAGTAAGATTGAATTTACAGCTATTTTACTTCAATTTCAACCTATACAAATATACTTTATTTATATACAAATTAGCTTTAAAAATAGTTAATCTCTTGGTGTAAATACAGACTAATTTGCTAATCAAATACTTAAGTCAACTAGCGTCGTTAAAAGATTGTAGAAAAAAAATGTTAATTTGAACATGGATAATATTAGTTTTAAAAATGTAAATATTATATTAGTAAAACCAAACTAACTTAACCGCATTTAAAATTCTGATTAGTGCTATGAAAAATGATTATCAAGACCCTTTAGGAACCCACTCAGAACAACTTAAAACCAATAAATTAAATTATTTAAAACAATTAGAAAAAGATAAAATTATAGAGCGACAAATTCGTTTTCAAGAGTTACTAATTAGTATATCTACACAATATATTAACTCTGATTTATCGGACATTGATAATTTAATTAATACTTCTTTACAACAAATATGCGAGTTTGTAGAGTCTGACAGAAGTTACATTTTTTCATACAATTTTATAGACAACACCACGTCTAATACTTACGAGTGGTGTGCACAAGGTATTGAACCAGAATTAGATAATTTACAGCAAGTCCCATTAGAATATTTTCCGCAATGGGTTGAAGCACATAAAAAAGGGGAAGCCTTTTTTGTGGAAGATGTCAGTTTATTACCAAAAGATGGCGAGCATGGTTTACGTGCTGTTTTAGAGCCACAAGGCATTAAAAGCTTAATAACGATACCTAAGTTTAAAAACAAAGAATTGATAGGTTTTATAGGATTTGACTCCGTTAAACAAATCAATAAATTTAATGATCAAGAAAAAGATATCCTTTTTGTATTTGCTAACATGCTAGTAAATATTATTCAACGAAAGGAAAATGAAGAACGTCTTAAGGAGCAAGAGGCTAAAAAAGAAGAATTATTACAGTTTTTATCACGTCAAAATGAAGAATTAAATGAATATGCTCATGTTGTATCACACGATTTAAAAGCACCATTAATAAATATCCATACGCTAATAAGTTGGTTTATGGATGACCATAAAGATATATTGGAGGATGTAGCATTAACACCATTACATCAAGTGTTGTTTAATGTAGAAAAGATGGATTTTTTAATCAAAGGAATTTTAGATTACTCAACCATTGACAGACTTGAGGCAGAAGATAAATCTATTGATTTTAATGTAATCGTAGACGAAGTTATACAAACATTATTAGTGCCAACTTACGTTACCATAACAGTACAACCAAACTTACCTAGTATAAATGGTAATGCTTGGCGATTTAAACAAGTGTTTCAAAATTTGATACAAAATGCCATAAAATATGGTAATCCAGAAAAAGGAAGTATACAAGTTGGTTACACAGATCATGATGATCATTATCAGTTTTTTGTCAAAGACAATGGTATTGGTATTAAATCTGATTATTACGACAAAATTTTTAAAGTCTTTACTAAATTAGAAAGTACAGGATCATCCTCTGGTATAGGTTTGTCCATTGTAAAAAAAATAATTACTTACTATAAAGGGGCTATTTGGGTTGACAGTCAAGAAGGTGTTGGAACCACTTTTTATTTTACGTTATTAAAAAACTAGACCAGTTTCTTTTTTGATAAAAAATGGATTGCGCAATAAGTGATATTATTATTTGTTAATTTTGTTTAACCTTACACGTGTATTGTTAAACATTTTGTATCTTCACATAATTAAAACTAATAGATACAAAAGACACTAAATAATAACGATATGTTCGGAATATTTAAAAAGAAATCAGAAAAAGAAAAATTACAAGCTAAATATGAAACGCTTTTAAAAGAAGCCCACACGTTATCTACTACCAACAGAAAACTAAGTGACCAAAAAACGTTTGAAGCTGAAGAAGTTATGAAACAGTTAGAAAAACTTAATTAAGGTTTCTAGCTTTTTTATTAAGCATTTTATAATGTAATTTAAATGAATCTTTTAAATTTAGCAATACTATTATCTAGTTGTGCCTTTTTATTTTATGGTATTAATTGCCTGTATTCTCTGAAAATGAAAGACGAGTTTAAAAGATTTGGCTTAGACAAACAAAGAGTCCTAACAGGCATTTTACAAATATTAGGAGCTTTAGGCTTAATTTTAGGTTTTTTCCTGTCTCCAATACTAACATTAATAGCTTCTGCTGGATTAACAATTTTAATGATGTCAGGGTTTATTGTTAGGATAAAAATAAAAGACAGTATAGCACAAGCCTTACCATCGTTAATCTTTGCACTTATAAACTTATATATTTGTGTAGAATATTATTACAAAATTACTTCGTATTAGACTCTAAATAAAAGCAATAATTAGGCATAAGGTTAATAAAAACGTTGCAGGAAAAGATTTTATCAATGGATCATTTATCTTAAAATGCATTACCACAGATCCCGATAAAAGTACAGCTAATCCAAATGCTGCTGGTTGTTTTAAAACAGGAAACCAAATAGCACAAATTAATAAAACAGCAAGAGTTACCTTAAAAAAACCAACGATGTAACACATTTGCTTTGATAGTCCAAAAACGCGAAACTCTTCCAATAAAGTTTTTGCATTTCCGCCTCGCCATTTTGTTGCTTTATTATTTTGTATTAGCCATACGTTAAGTATACTTATACCTACTATAATTTGAAGAGCAATAATTATATAATTCACGATAATGTTGGTTTTATTGATTTATAACTAGATTAGCTTATCTCAAAAATACAAATTTTGTTTATCTTTACGTTAAAATAATTAAACAAAATAGTAAAGTGAAAAAACAGGATTATAAAATACATATAATTGGTGCCGGAATTAGTGGTTTAATTGCTGCAACGGTTTTAGAAAAAAATGGATTATCTCCTGTTATTATTGAATCGACTGATAGGGTTGGAGGCCGAGTAAAAACAGATATTGTAGAAGGTTATCAATTAGATCATGGTTTTCAGGTATTATTAACTGCTTATCCTGCTGCACAAAAATATCTTAATCTTGAAGCCTTACAATTACAAACGTTTATCCCAGGAGCTTCAATTTTTAAAAATGGAAAACAAAATAGTATTGGAGATCCTCTCAGAGATAAGTCATTATTATTTTCGACGGTATTTGCTAGAGTAGGAACCCTTTCTGATAAATTTAAGATTCTGAAACTTAATATTAAATTAAAGAAAAAATCACTTTCAGAAATATTTTCAAGCAAAGAACAAACCACAAAATCCTATTTAATAGATTTTGGTTTTTCTTCAAAAATGATAAATGACTTTTTTAATCCTTTTTTTAGCGGAATCTTTCTAGAAAACAAATTAGAAACCTCTAGCAGAATGTTTGAATTTGTATATAAAATGTTTGGTCAAGGTGACGCAGCGTTGCCAAAAGGAGGAATGCAAGCCATACCAAAACAATTATCAAATAATTTAAGGCGTACCACGTTTAAATTTAATACAAAAGTGGCAACTGTTAATGATAGCGAAATAATTCTTGAAGATGGGCAAAAGATTAAAAGTGATTTTACCATTATAGCAACAGAACCAAGTAAATTAGTAAACAAACTAAACAAAAAAGTAACAGAATGGCAGAGCTGTGATACTTTGTATTTTGAAACTGAAAGTAAAGTTATTAATAAACCTTTAATTGGTTTAATCCCTGAAAAAGATGCAGTAATAAATAACATTTTTTATCACACTAGCCTTGAATCCGATTTAAAAGGTAACAAAGAGTTGCTATCTGTTACTGTTGTAGATAATCAAAACTTGTCTTCAGATAAATTGATACAACGTGTTCAAACCGAATTGAAACAGTATTGTGGTATTGATGTCATTAAACTTATCAAGCATTACAAAATCCCAATGTCTTTACCTAAAATACAAAATTTACAATATAACCTTTTACCATCACAAACGCGTTTGACTGATACAATTTTTCTAGCAGGAGATGTTCAATTAAATGGGTCTTTAAATGCTGCTATGATAGCAGGAGAGAAGGCTGCACATGGTGTTTTGGATAATTTATAATCGTGTGTTATAAATTTAAAGTTTTAAGTAGTCTTATGACTAAGTTAAAATCACCTAAAAAACAGAAGATATGTATTATTTTTGTAGTCAATATATTAAGTATAAAAAATAAGATTTGTTAGATAAAAAACAGCAATTACCACAAACACAAGTAATAGATACAGACTATTTTATTTACTGTCTTGAAGCAGTTGAAGATGAAGAAATTGAAACTGTGACAGAAACGCAAAACAAATTAGACCTGTTAACA
The genomic region above belongs to Olleya sp. Hel_I_94 and contains:
- a CDS encoding ArsO family NAD(P)H-dependent flavin-containing monooxygenase — encoded protein: MKIYETLVIGGGQAGLSVAYFLRRYKIEYLILDDQDQAGGSWTNTWDSLKLFSPTQFSSLSGWGMPEGESEYPSKTSFIEYLKQYEIRYNLNIKRSTKVTAVHKTAFGYKLETNTGTYYCKTLVSATGTAQNPYIPTYPKQEMFLGTMIHSSEYKNADSYTNKSVLIVGGGNSGAQVLAEVSKVAKTQWVTINEPNFLPDDIDGRYLFNDATDKFYGKTGNTNAGLKTSLSDIVMVQSVKEARGRGALTSKRPFSSFYDNGVVWDNEDKTAVDAVIWCTGFKANLKHLESLDIIENNKIETSYTKCKKLPNLWLVGYGSWTGFASATIYGVGKTARHTVNNIVSILRS
- a CDS encoding outer membrane beta-barrel protein — translated: MKQFGIVLTALLISGLSFAQLEVSLSTGYAVGSAGMKLGETVNLSETENAYGSYGEGANVQLRGTYYFNESFGVDLGLGYLHGTDQTVSEVNVPNREVDAVARARAFGASTSIVYKFTNNIYGRFGALLKLGGKTEAVVYDKSVLSQAEADAFGIPLGSYSETNYKEDFHGHFPLGFVGALGYKFNLNDNLNLFVEAEYYGISLKR
- a CDS encoding ATP-binding protein; the encoded protein is MKNDYQDPLGTHSEQLKTNKLNYLKQLEKDKIIERQIRFQELLISISTQYINSDLSDIDNLINTSLQQICEFVESDRSYIFSYNFIDNTTSNTYEWCAQGIEPELDNLQQVPLEYFPQWVEAHKKGEAFFVEDVSLLPKDGEHGLRAVLEPQGIKSLITIPKFKNKELIGFIGFDSVKQINKFNDQEKDILFVFANMLVNIIQRKENEERLKEQEAKKEELLQFLSRQNEELNEYAHVVSHDLKAPLINIHTLISWFMDDHKDILEDVALTPLHQVLFNVEKMDFLIKGILDYSTIDRLEAEDKSIDFNVIVDEVIQTLLVPTYVTITVQPNLPSINGNAWRFKQVFQNLIQNAIKYGNPEKGSIQVGYTDHDDHYQFFVKDNGIGIKSDYYDKIFKVFTKLESTGSSSGIGLSIVKKIITYYKGAIWVDSQEGVGTTFYFTLLKN
- a CDS encoding Lacal_2735 family protein, giving the protein MFGIFKKKSEKEKLQAKYETLLKEAHTLSTTNRKLSDQKTFEAEEVMKQLEKLN
- a CDS encoding DoxX family protein — its product is MNLLNLAILLSSCAFLFYGINCLYSLKMKDEFKRFGLDKQRVLTGILQILGALGLILGFFLSPILTLIASAGLTILMMSGFIVRIKIKDSIAQALPSLIFALINLYICVEYYYKITSY
- a CDS encoding DoxX family protein gives rise to the protein MNYIIIALQIIVGISILNVWLIQNNKATKWRGGNAKTLLEEFRVFGLSKQMCYIVGFFKVTLAVLLICAIWFPVLKQPAAFGLAVLLSGSVVMHFKINDPLIKSFPATFLLTLCLIIAFI
- a CDS encoding NAD(P)/FAD-dependent oxidoreductase, whose protein sequence is MKKQDYKIHIIGAGISGLIAATVLEKNGLSPVIIESTDRVGGRVKTDIVEGYQLDHGFQVLLTAYPAAQKYLNLEALQLQTFIPGASIFKNGKQNSIGDPLRDKSLLFSTVFARVGTLSDKFKILKLNIKLKKKSLSEIFSSKEQTTKSYLIDFGFSSKMINDFFNPFFSGIFLENKLETSSRMFEFVYKMFGQGDAALPKGGMQAIPKQLSNNLRRTTFKFNTKVATVNDSEIILEDGQKIKSDFTIIATEPSKLVNKLNKKVTEWQSCDTLYFETESKVINKPLIGLIPEKDAVINNIFYHTSLESDLKGNKELLSVTVVDNQNLSSDKLIQRVQTELKQYCGIDVIKLIKHYKIPMSLPKIQNLQYNLLPSQTRLTDTIFLAGDVQLNGSLNAAMIAGEKAAHGVLDNL